Part of the Shewanella eurypsychrophilus genome is shown below.
ACAAGGTTCGCTTTATGAACCCGGAAACAAAAGTCGCCGATAAGTGCAACTTCTGTAAGGAGACCCGCCTTGCTAAAGGTGAGTTACCTGCCTGTGTGACAGCTTGTCCAACCGATGCCTTGATCTTTGGTGATGCCAACGATTCTAGCAGCGAAGTCGTCAAAATACTTAACACTAAACCTAGCTATCAAGATAAGACACACCTTGGCACAAAACCGAGACTCTATCGTATTCCGACTAAGAGAGGGGGGATCCAGTCATGAACAATATCTGGGGCGATATGGCGCAATATGATCCGGTTACCTGGAATTGGATCATCGCAATCTATCTGTTTATGGCAGGCTTATCTGCCGGCAGTATCTTAATTGGTATCGGACTTCGCTGGTATCGCAGTGAAGAGGATAGAAAAGCTGTTAAAGGGAGCTGCGCAGAAGAGAGCGCTATCTTAAAGGCGGCCGCTATCATCAGTCCGATAGCGATCAGTTTAGGTTTAGCCTGTCTGGTGTTCGATCTGACTAAGCCGTTTCATTTTTGGTTGATCTTGATTAATTACAACTTCGAGTCGGTGATGGCGTTGGGTGTGCTAGCCCTGTTAGCTTACTCACCCTTGGGCATCGCATATGCATTAATCGTGTTGCGTGATGAGCTACCTAAGTGGAAATTGGGTTTCCTATTGCCAGTGGCTCAGATATTGATGCCATTTAGAAAGGCGATTGAGGTATTGCTGTTTATCTTAGCTATCGGAGTCGGTGCTTATACGGGCTTCCTTATCTCGGCAATGAACGCCTATCCAATGCTCAACACGGCAGTATTGCCTGCTCTGTTTTTGGTTTCTGGTCTATCGGCGGGTGCAGCAGCTAACTCTATCGTGGCGCTATTGATGTTTAACGTCGACAGCCATGATAAAGAACTGAGTAAGATGCATGGGCTTGAACTCCCAGTGATGGCTACTGAAATCATGTTCCTGTTTATGCTGTTTTGCGCACTCTACTTCAAAGGCGGCGCAGCTGCAGTAGCGCTAGCATCACTAACCACAGGTGTGTGGGCGAGTGTGTTTTGGATCGGCGTGGTAGGTATTGGTTTTGGCATTCCCCTGCTATCAATGCTGATGCCAGCATCTACCCGCCACACCAAAACAGCAATGATTGTGGTGGCCTGTAGTGGCTTAACGGGTGTGTTAGCACTCCGTCACTTTATAATCTATGCAGGACAGAGTTACATCCATTAGATGAGCGCTAATGTGCCGCTTATTGTTGTAGTTCATTGTTAGCAATTAGCTGGTGGTGAATATCTAAGCCCAGATATTATATCTGGGCTTTTTGTTTTTGGTTGGTTTCATTTGGTCTAGTTGGTACTTGGCGGCATGCTGCATACCAATATTGCATTGTTATTTAACGCCTGTCCGGCGAGGAATGTGTAAGCACTTCTGTGACACGCTGGCTCTTGATTTCATAAGAGTCTATCCCTATACGCTCTGCGACATCAAACAACCTCCATGTTTAAAAGCCAGTTCGATATCCCTATCTCTCGTTCGGAGAGTATCACTTCGTGATTCCTCACCCTGAAATCGAAGGTCACAGCCGCGTTTACACCTGAGTATTTTCTTCTTCGATTGGAGTTTTACTGACAGAATTGCTTGGTGATCACAGAATAATGAGGACACCTTTAACTCGTTTATGTCGGATAGGCGGCACTTGTTGCCAAGTGCCGCCCTCCTAAGAACCCAGCGTGCAACTTTCACTGCACTGGGCTCAAGCCTCCACTAAGGCGTGTTACGTTACCCAGCTACCTACATTACATTGCAGCCAGAGCAGGTTCGAACCAAGAATTACGACTTTGCTTTTTCGGTTTCCTCTTAACCAAATAGGCTAGATATTGAGGATCGAATGGCGTGGCAGCACTCCTGATTTTCACATGTCTCTTTATCGGCGTTTGAGCTATCTGAACCAGATTAAAATGGCAGTCCATGTTGGCGATTTTCTGCCAGCCGTGGAATTGCCACCCACCTATGCGATTCATGTAGTATTTTCGACGTACCCAGTCTTTGCTTTTCGTTAGGTGACGCCTTACCGCCCATCGCCATAACAACCAGAAAAGTTGATGGCCTACATAATCGAAAGTTCGCTTTGCCACACAATGACGATAATAATTCGCCCATCCTCTCAGCTTCGGATTCAAAATCTTAATGAGATCGTTTACTGGAATAGTTGCGTGCTTTTTGACGAGTTCGCGTAAGTTACTCAAAAATGATAATACATTGCTCTTACTTGGTTTAATAAGCAGTTTGCCTTTGTACTTCCTAAGATTGAATCCCAGAAAGTCAAAACCATCATCAATATGAGTGACATGCGTTTTCTCTTCAGAAAGTGTTAAGCCTCTTTCTTGTAGAAAACCAATTAGCTGCGGTTTGATTTCGTTAAGTAGGAACTGTTGTGAAGTCCCCGTTATTACAAAATCATCTGCGTATCCGATGAAGTTGACCCTATCACCTGTTTTACGAGCAATAGACTTAACCAATTGTTCTAACCCAGCAAGCGTGAGCAGCATCAGAGTAGGAGATATTATCCCACCTTGTGGTGTCCCTTCTGCCGTTTTATAGAACAATCCTTTGTCAACAAAACCACAACCAAGCCATTGTTTCAGCATTCGTTTATCTAATTGAATGTTATCGATAAGCCATTGATGACCAATCTTATCGAAACAGGCTTTGATGTCTCCCTCAAGAACCCATTGGCTAGAGTTTTTCTGACACAAGCATTTGAAGCATTGCGCGATGGCATCGGCAGTACTTCGGTTAGGTCGAAAACCATAACTGTTTGGGTCGACAATGGTCTCAGAGATAGGCTCTAATGCAAGAAGGTGGAGGGCTTGTTGCGCCCTATCTATCATGCAAGGAATGCCTAGGGGTCTGAGTTTGCCGTTTTTCTTGGGGATATAGATACGCCTGAGCGGTTTGGCTTGATAGCCTTTTCTGCTCAGTTGATTGACCGCCGCCATACAACGGACATCGGTGTTCCAGATGATGCCGTCTATTCCTGGCGTTTTACTGCCTTTGTTTTGAGATACTCGTTTAACAGCAAGAATCTTTGCTGCTCTTGAGTGAGTTAGTATCCACTGCAATGCTTTCGCCTTGCCGTGTTTACCTTCTCGGATTGCTTTTGCAATGCGCATTTGAAGCCTTAATACATGTTGCTTAACCGCCTTCCAGTTAATGGATTGCCATTGAGCATTGTCAGGAGATGCACTAACTTCGTTTGAAGCCATCATTTGCGTTTCTCCTTAAATAAAGTTCTTCAAATCATCTTGCAACGGGAGACCAGCTAGAAGTCAGCTCGCTTTCGCGCCAGATAAAATCAGTATCCGCATCATTACAATGCGGCATTCGCTTTTTCTAGCCTCCTTTACCTGCATGACTATCGGCAGCCTTCGCAGGCCACTTTCCCCAAAGGGAGCAATACAGGCTTACCCTGTTCCGTATGTCGCGCAACGTCAGGTTAGATGCCCACTATAGTGCGGAGAGTTATTTGATCACGAAAGAGCACTGTCCAATCTCTTTCCAACTCTCGTGCCTTTTGGCCACAGCGTATTAACCACTTCCGCTGTTTCTCATATAACGCACCTTAAATGGATTCACTTACGTTCATCATACTGACACCCTAGCACTTACCCGATTGTGGTTATCAGGAGGAACATCCTCTCACGATTCTGTTCCCGTCCAATGGACTTCGTTACATTGTCAGACTCGCTGCTTTATTCAGAGTCTTAGGGTCATCTGGTGATACAGATGGTTCACTCTTATCGCGGTGAACAGCGCTTCATACGACTTCAGGTCGCACGGACAAAAGTGAGTTACAGGCTTTGCACTAATGCGCTTAGTTCAGATTAGAAAAAGTATCTTAGTTTATTCAAAAGCCCTAATTCGCTCCGACCCCTTTATCCGTTTCTATTGCCAAAGCTTTACTTGTGCTACTTAACACTTCTATCAGTGAAACTGATTTTGGGGCAGATTCGACTTAGAACAATCACTCTAAGCCGTAGATATGTGTCCTGTCTTTCTTAGGGTTAATCTATCAATAATTAAAAAACTAAATACACTTAATCAATATAGTGTAACATGTTGGTTTTATACCATTTTATATGACAATAAAAGAAAACCTTATGCCTAGAGTACATCTTCAATCTGTAAAACGTAACCTAATAGCAGTTATTGCTATGTTAAGCAGTCTCATAACGATTTATTCATTTTTTTCTTGTCCTGTGCCTAATGAAATAAAAGAAAACCCCATCTTTAGTTTGTTTAGTCTATTTCTATTAAGCATCATTTTTTCGCTAATGCTTAGCAAAGAAAAAAGAAAAGTTAGAATTAAGATTAACAATGATACAGAATTGGAAGTCTCGGTAGGTAAGCTGGGGGCTTGTCAAAATGTAGTTATACCTGTGAATGATTATTTTGATACGAGAGTTGACGGCCATATAGTCTCACCTGATAGTCTTCACGGTCAATTTATCAAGCATGAATTTGGTAATGATACCGCTCTTTTAGAGCAATTAATCGATGAACAATTAATCAATATAAATTATAGAGTAAATGATGAACGTAGTGTTAATAGAAAAAAATCCTACCCTCTAGGCACGACGATTAAGATTAGTCACAAAAAAAGG
Proteins encoded:
- the ltrA gene encoding group II intron reverse transcriptase/maturase, which translates into the protein MMASNEVSASPDNAQWQSINWKAVKQHVLRLQMRIAKAIREGKHGKAKALQWILTHSRAAKILAVKRVSQNKGSKTPGIDGIIWNTDVRCMAAVNQLSRKGYQAKPLRRIYIPKKNGKLRPLGIPCMIDRAQQALHLLALEPISETIVDPNSYGFRPNRSTADAIAQCFKCLCQKNSSQWVLEGDIKACFDKIGHQWLIDNIQLDKRMLKQWLGCGFVDKGLFYKTAEGTPQGGIISPTLMLLTLAGLEQLVKSIARKTGDRVNFIGYADDFVITGTSQQFLLNEIKPQLIGFLQERGLTLSEEKTHVTHIDDGFDFLGFNLRKYKGKLLIKPSKSNVLSFLSNLRELVKKHATIPVNDLIKILNPKLRGWANYYRHCVAKRTFDYVGHQLFWLLWRWAVRRHLTKSKDWVRRKYYMNRIGGWQFHGWQKIANMDCHFNLVQIAQTPIKRHVKIRSAATPFDPQYLAYLVKRKPKKQSRNSWFEPALAAM
- the nrfD gene encoding NrfD/PsrC family molybdoenzyme membrane anchor subunit, yielding MNNIWGDMAQYDPVTWNWIIAIYLFMAGLSAGSILIGIGLRWYRSEEDRKAVKGSCAEESAILKAAAIISPIAISLGLACLVFDLTKPFHFWLILINYNFESVMALGVLALLAYSPLGIAYALIVLRDELPKWKLGFLLPVAQILMPFRKAIEVLLFILAIGVGAYTGFLISAMNAYPMLNTAVLPALFLVSGLSAGAAANSIVALLMFNVDSHDKELSKMHGLELPVMATEIMFLFMLFCALYFKGGAAAVALASLTTGVWASVFWIGVVGIGFGIPLLSMLMPASTRHTKTAMIVVACSGLTGVLALRHFIIYAGQSYIH
- a CDS encoding macro domain-containing protein, which encodes MPRVHLQSVKRNLIAVIAMLSSLITIYSFFSCPVPNEIKENPIFSLFSLFLLSIIFSLMLSKEKRKVRIKINNDTELEVSVGKLGACQNVVIPVNDYFDTRVDGHIVSPDSLHGQFIKHEFGNDTALLEQLIDEQLININYRVNDERSVNRKKSYPLGTTIKISHKKRDYYLVVLTQFDSDNKAGINSSDYQLVIAKLISFIATHSQGKRVSLPIIGGSSRTGLKALSKQQKLELIILSMMLSDSLSIDKGLDIVIPEADWKSISLNRLEYHMIS